A single window of Corvus hawaiiensis isolate bCorHaw1 chromosome 22, bCorHaw1.pri.cur, whole genome shotgun sequence DNA harbors:
- the PGD gene encoding 6-phosphogluconate dehydrogenase, decarboxylating, with translation MAEADIALIGLAVMGQNLILNMNDHGFVVCAFNRTVSKVDDFLANEAKGTKVIGAHSLEEMVSKLKKPRRIILLVKAGSAVDDFINKLVPLLETGDIIIDGGNSEYRDTTRRCKDLQAKGILFVGSGVSGGEEGARYGPSLMPGGAKEAWPHIKTIFQSIAAKVGSGEPCCDWVGEEGAGHFVKMVHNGIEYGDMQLICEAYHLMKDVVGMEHDEMAKVFEEWNKTELDSFLIEITANILKFKDSDGKYLLPKIRDSAGQKGTGKWTAISALEYGVPVTLIGEAVFARCLSSLKDERVQASKLLDGPKMTQFSGNKKAFLEDIRKALYASKIISYAQGFMLLRQAAKEFGWTLNYGGIALMWRGGCIIRSVFLGKIKDAFDRNPELQNLLLDDFFKRAVANCQESWRRVICTGVQTGIPMPCFTTALSFYDGYRHETLPANLIQAQRDYFGAHTYELLSKPGVFIHTNWTGHGGNVSSSAYNV, from the exons ATGGCCGA AGCTGACATTGCTTTGATTGGACTGGCCGTGATGGGTCAGAACCTGATTTTGAACATGAATGACCATGGCTTCGTG GTTTGTGCTTTTAACAGGACGGTTTCCAAAGTGGATGATTTCCTGGCTAATGAGGCCAAGGGAACCAAAGTGATCGGTGCTCACAGCCTGGAGGAGATGGTCTCCAAGCTGAAGAAGCCTCGTCGCATTATCTTGCTGGTGAAGGCTGGAAGTGCAGTGGATGACTTCATCAATAAATTG GTGCCATTGTTGGAGACTGGAGACATCATAATTGACGGTGGGAATTCTGAGTATAGAGATACCACG AGGCGTTGTAAGGATCTACAGGCAAAGGGCATCTTATTTGTGGGAAGTGGTGTTAGTGGTGGAGAGGAGGGTGCCAGATATGGACCTTCACTCATGCCAGGAGGAGCCAAGGAAGCCTG GCCCCACATCAAGACCATATTTCAGAGCATTGCTGCTAAAGTGGGATCTGGGGAACCCTGTTGTGATTGG gtgggagaggaaggagctggaCATTTTGTGAAGATGGTACACAATGGGATTGAGTATGGAGACATGCAGCTGATCTGTGAGGCCTATCACCTGATGAAAGATGTGGTGGGCATGGAGCATGATGAGATGGCAAAG gtATTTGAGGAGTGGAATAAGACAGAGTTGGACTCTTTCCTGATTGAAATCACAGCCAATATTCTCAAATTCAAAGACAGCGATGGCAAATACCTCCTCCCAAAGATCAGGGACAGTGCAGGACAAAAAGGCACAGGGAAGTGGACAGCCATTTCTGCCCTGGAATACGGAGTCCCGGTCACACTCATAG GGGAAGCTGTGTTTGCACGGTGCCTGTCTTCCCTCAAGGATGAGAGAGTGCAGGCCAGTAAGCTGCTGGATGGGCCCAAAATGACTCAATTCAGTGGGAACAAGAAGGCCTTCCTGGAGGATATCCGCAAG gcccTGTATGCTTCCAAGATTATCTCATATGCTCAAGGCTTCATGCTGCTGAGACAAGCAGCCAAAGAATTTGGCTGGACACTGAACTACGGTGGTATTGCACTAATGTGGAGAGGGGGCTGCATCATCAGAAG TGTGTTCCTGGGAAAAATCAAAGATGCTTTTGATCGAAACCCTGAGCTCCAGAATTTGCTGTTGGATGATTTCTTCAAGAGAGCTGTAGCAAACTGTCAG gAGTCCTGGCGCCGTGTGATCTGTACTGGAGTGCAGACCGGAATCCCTATGCCCTGCTTCACTACAGCACTTTCTTTTTATGATGGATACAGGCATGAGACGTTGCCAGCTAACCTGATTCAG GCTCAGCGTGATTACTTTGGTGCACATACATATGAATTATTATCAAAGCCAGGGGTATTTATCCATACCAACTGGACAGGCCATGGAGGAAACGTGTCCTCTTCTGCTTACAATGTCTAA